A DNA window from Acidimicrobiales bacterium contains the following coding sequences:
- a CDS encoding DUF2442 domain-containing protein — translation MKSLVHVTAAEVLEGYRLRLTFEDGTTGVIDFSAELWGPVFEPLREPARFAEVSVDPVAGTIVWPNGADFAPEWLYEAASSQSSATT, via the coding sequence ATGAAGTCACTCGTCCACGTCACCGCTGCCGAGGTTCTCGAGGGATATCGGCTTCGCCTCACGTTCGAGGACGGAACGACCGGTGTCATCGACTTTTCGGCCGAGCTTTGGGGCCCTGTGTTCGAGCCGTTGCGTGAACCTGCTCGCTTCGCCGAAGTGTCCGTCGACCCCGTCGCCGGCACGATCGTGTGGCCAAACGGGGCCGACTTCGCGCCGGAGTGGTTGTATGAGGCCGCGTCGTCGCAGTCGTCGGCGACTACCTGA
- a CDS encoding DUF4160 domain-containing protein encodes MPRISEFYGIAIYMYVAREHPPPHFHAVYGEFEASVGLDGVIVAGKLPRRAAALVASWARLHADELAANWAKAMARQPLDTIDPLP; translated from the coding sequence ATGCCGCGCATCTCGGAGTTCTACGGAATCGCGATCTACATGTATGTCGCCCGAGAACATCCGCCGCCGCATTTCCACGCGGTGTACGGCGAGTTCGAAGCGAGTGTCGGACTCGACGGGGTCATTGTCGCCGGCAAACTGCCTCGCCGCGCGGCCGCGCTCGTTGCGTCCTGGGCGCGTCTGCACGCCGACGAGCTCGCCGCCAACTGGGCTAAGGCGATGGCCCGTCAACCGCTCGATACCATTGATCCGCTGCCATGA